One Mycobacterium sp. SMC-4 DNA window includes the following coding sequences:
- a CDS encoding TetR/AcrR family transcriptional regulator: MPPPGRGLSQSQRVEISNRRMLRAAADLIVEKGWEATTAAEIGRRAGYSRAMVHARYGSKDVILEEFLGEYVKRLNPDPDPNTDGMAQVLAHFDRIEEIYCADPALLRAMFVATFEAVKTTSPLRGRVHAQLRSGAANVEAGLRTGIADGSVRADVDLDTAVRDITAAVFGIAFQWVVVADEHELSTELQVVRTRIIDSYGARPRDTGPVTVMPA, translated from the coding sequence GTGCCTCCGCCCGGGCGTGGACTCAGCCAATCCCAGCGCGTCGAAATCTCCAACCGGCGCATGTTACGAGCTGCCGCTGATCTGATCGTCGAAAAAGGTTGGGAAGCAACGACTGCCGCCGAAATCGGGCGTCGCGCCGGATACAGCCGCGCGATGGTGCACGCCCGGTACGGCAGCAAGGACGTCATTCTTGAGGAGTTCCTCGGCGAATACGTCAAGCGTCTGAACCCCGATCCCGACCCGAACACCGACGGGATGGCCCAGGTACTCGCGCACTTCGACCGCATCGAGGAGATCTACTGTGCCGATCCGGCACTGCTCAGAGCGATGTTCGTCGCGACCTTCGAGGCGGTCAAGACCACATCACCACTGCGCGGGCGGGTCCACGCACAATTGCGCAGCGGCGCGGCCAACGTCGAGGCAGGACTGCGCACCGGCATCGCCGACGGGTCCGTGCGTGCCGACGTGGACCTCGACACCGCGGTCCGCGACATCACCGCGGCAGTGTTTGGGATCGCGTTCCAATGGGTGGTCGTCGCCGACGAGCATGAGCTGAGCACCGAGCTGCAGGTGGTCCGGACCCGGATCATCGACTCGTACGGCGCGCGACCGCGTGACACCGGCCCGGTCACGGTCATGCCAGCATGA